The region AAGAGATGTTTTAAGAAATTATCTCACCAAATACTGTCCGCAGGTTGAGATTTTAGGGGAAGCAGAAAATATTAAAGAAGCGGTTCCTTTGATCGCGAAAATGCAGCCTCAATTGGTTTTCCTGGATGTAGAAATGCCATTTGGAAATGCTTTCGATGTGCTGGAAGCTACAAAGGATTTTTCCTATGAAACCATCTTTATCACAGCATTTTCCCAATATTCTCTACAGGCTTTGAATAAATCGGCAAGTTATTATATTTTAAAACCTATTGATATCCAGGAGCTTATTTTGGCGGTCAATAAAGTATCTGAAAGTCTGCAAAGCAAAGAAGAGCTCAACCGGAATAAAATTCTTCTTGAAAACCTGAAGTTAAAACCTGAAAAACAGCAATTAATTCTTCCTACTCTTCAAGGTTTTGATGTAGTGAAAACTGAAGATATTGTCAGACTTCAGGCAGACGGAAACTTCACCCAGGTTTACCTTACGGACGGTTCAAAGAAAATGGTCTGCAGATTTTTAAAACATTTCGATGATATCCTGGAAAATCCTTTTGTGAGAGTTCACCGTTCACACATCATCAATACCCGTTTTGTGAAATCTTACCATAAAAGCGGAACGGCAACACTTTCAGATGAAACGGAAATTGAGGTTTCAGGAAGTTTTAAAGATCATTTTCTTAAAATTTTTTCCTAAACGGTCTGTTTCTGGACTGTTTAAGGCATCATTTTTGAACTTTCATAGCAACCACACAAATACTTGTATTATGAAGACTCTTCAAAAAATTGCCATTCCGGTTTCATTAGGTGTTTTAGGATTGATATTATTTAATTCATGTTCTACTGGAATTCCCAAAGGAGCTACTGCTGTAAAAAACTTTAATGCAGATAAATACCTCGGAAAATGGTATGAAATAGCCCGTTTCGA is a window of Candidatus Chryseobacterium colombiense DNA encoding:
- a CDS encoding LytTR family DNA-binding domain-containing protein; amino-acid sequence: MKIKAVIVDDEAIARDVLRNYLTKYCPQVEILGEAENIKEAVPLIAKMQPQLVFLDVEMPFGNAFDVLEATKDFSYETIFITAFSQYSLQALNKSASYYILKPIDIQELILAVNKVSESLQSKEELNRNKILLENLKLKPEKQQLILPTLQGFDVVKTEDIVRLQADGNFTQVYLTDGSKKMVCRFLKHFDDILENPFVRVHRSHIINTRFVKSYHKSGTATLSDETEIEVSGSFKDHFLKIFS